DNA from Synechococcus elongatus PCC 6301:
AAGGACGCAATCGCCAAGTACGGCGGATGACCGCTGCAGTGGGCCATCCAACGCTACGCTTGATACGAGCAGCGATCGCTACCCATCCGGATCAACCACCCCTTCAGTTGCAGGGGCTCGCCCCCGGAACCTGGCGAGACTTAACGGCGATCGAGTGCCGTCGACTCGAATCCCTTCTACGATAGGCCTAGTTCCAAGGCTCTTTGCAAGGACAGTGACAGCAGGCATGAGTGAGTCAATTCCTGAATCTGAGGCGTCTTTTGTAGCTTCCGCCGATGAGCGGACGGCCATGCTCTCGTTGTCCCTGGCTCAAATGGAGGTGGCAGCCACGACTGATGTCGGGATGCGGCGCAGCCAAAACGAGGATTTCTACGTCTATCACTATCAGCTTGAACACCTCGAAACACCCTCGGGCACTTCTGTTCAAGCCAAAGGGCTGTTTGTGCTCTGTGATGGCATGGGCGGTCATGCTCGCGGCGAAATCGCCAGCTTGGAAGCGGCGCGGGTATTTAAGCAGCAAATCGAAGCCCAGTGGACGACAGAGCTGCCCAGTCGCGAGGCGTTGCGATCAGCAGTACTCGCGGCTAATCAAGCCCTGTTTGAACTGAATCAGGCCGCGGCCGTTTCCGGCAGCGATCGCATGGGAACGACCTTGGTGGCGATTCTTCTGCAAGGCACCAGAGTGGCGATCATCCACGTCGGTGACAGTCGCGCCTATCGCTATTCGCGGCTGACGGGGCTTGATCAGCTGACGCGCGATCATGAAGTCGGTCAGTTGGCGATCGCTCAAGGCGTTGATCCAGACGTTGCCTACGCCCGACCGGAAGCCCACCAGCTCACCCAAGCGCTGGGCCCACGCAACAACGATTGGCTAGATCCGGAAGTGCGCTTTCTGGAAGTTCGGGAGGACACGGTCTTTCTGCTCTGTTCCGATGGCCTGTCGGACTTTGACCTCGTTGAAGAAGTAACTGAAACGCACGTTGCCCCGCTGCTGCAGACCCGGACGAGCCTGCAGTATGGCATCCAGCAATTGGTCGAAATCGCGAATGAAGCGGGAGGCCACGACAACATTACGGTGGTGGCGGTGCGGCTGCGCTTGCGCCCGCAACTGGGACCAGTGATTTAAGACGAGCAGCGTTCTCGGCTAACACTCCAGCCATCAGATCGCTGAGCGGCTCGGCCAATGTAGGATCTGCCAGCGCCAGAGCGAGGTGTTCCAGCGATCTCTGCCTGCGGTATCCCAATCTTCATGGGCGAGACTCAGGTCGATCGCCCCTAGGAGTGGCCAGTCCAGTCCCCAACTGCGATCGCAGCCCAGAAGGGCAGCCAAGAGATGCTGCAGGAAACCGCCGTGGCTAATCACCCAAAGATCGGCCTCGGTGTGGATCAGCTGAGTGCAGACCTGCTCGGCTCGCATTCGACAGTCCGACAAAGTCTCTGCCTCGGGAATCGGTCGCCAGTGGCGATCGCGCAGCAATTGCTGACAGAGATCGGGATAGCGTTGTTCAGCCTCGGGCCAGGTCAGTCCGGTCAGGCAGCCCAAGTCTATTTCAGTCAGTGCCGGCTGCACCAACAGGGGAATGACAGGCGTCTGACCCTGACTGAGCGCGATCGCGGTTTGCTGAGCACGCTGGAGGGGGCTTGTCCAAATGGCTTGGGGGCGCCAGCAGCAGGTCTGTTGCCACTGTTTGCCGAGTTGCTCCGCTTGAGTCAGGCCGTCAGCCGTCAGCGGCTGATCTTGGCGGCCCAGCATCCGTGCCTCGGCATTCCCGATCGCCTCAGCGTGGCGAATCAGCCGTAGTCGCATCGTCGGAAGGCTCCACAGGTAAAAAGACGGTGATCACCTCACTGGCTTGGGGCGATCGCCGTCGCACCGTCAGTTTGCCGCCCAGGGCTTGGAACAGGTTTTTGCTGACTTCCAATTTAAGGCTGAGGCTGCCGGTCTCGGGCTGTACCGTCAGCAGTTGTCCTAGCGATCGCGGGGCCGTGCGCGGTTGTTCACTGGGGTCGCTCACCAGCTCTGTGGCCGTCAAGCGGAGTTTGAGTTGAGCGCCGGCTAAGCTCACTACAATTTCGATCCGGCTACCCGCTGGTAGGTTGCGGGTGAAACGCTCTACCAAACTGGTCAAGGCCTGATCGAGCATGGTGGGATCGCTGACCACGGCCGGCATCCGTTCCGGCAACTGCAAATCGAGGGCTAAACTGCGGCGCTCTGCCTGTT
Protein-coding regions in this window:
- a CDS encoding histidine phosphatase family protein → MRLRLIRHAEAIGNAEARMLGRQDQPLTADGLTQAEQLGKQWQQTCCWRPQAIWTSPLQRAQQTAIALSQGQTPVIPLLVQPALTEIDLGCLTGLTWPEAEQRYPDLCQQLLRDRHWRPIPEAETLSDCRMRAEQVCTQLIHTEADLWVISHGGFLQHLLAALLGCDRSWGLDWPLLGAIDLSLAHEDWDTAGRDRWNTSLWRWQILHWPSRSAI
- a CDS encoding serine/threonine phosphatase; this translates as MLSLSLAQMEVAATTDVGMRRSQNEDFYVYHYQLEHLETPSGTSVQAKGLFVLCDGMGGHARGEIASLEAARVFKQQIEAQWTTELPSREALRSAVLAANQALFELNQAAAVSGSDRMGTTLVAILLQGTRVAIIHVGDSRAYRYSRLTGLDQLTRDHEVGQLAIAQGVDPDVAYARPEAHQLTQALGPRNNDWLDPEVRFLEVREDTVFLLCSDGLSDFDLVEEVTETHVAPLLQTRTSLQYGIQQLVEIANEAGGHDNITVVAVRLRLRPQLGPVI